Within the Phaseolus vulgaris cultivar G19833 chromosome 9, P. vulgaris v2.0, whole genome shotgun sequence genome, the region CAAATCTTGTTTACAAGAaacaaaagttttaaaagggGCAACCTAGAGCTAAACTTTATTCACCTTAAATTTAATAAACAGTTGGTCTAGCCCTCAACCCAGCTGCCACTGCATCAACGGATGAAAAGTCAAAACATATTATCAATGTTAGCTAATGAATCCATGAAAACATAGATAGCCAAACGGCAAGGGCAACAAGGCACCAAATCGAgggaaaatattaaaaagatataattgaaaaaaatgcaataaattcttaaaaaaattcagGGAATTTCCCTACAATTGTATGATAGCGATTTAGCAGAAATTTAACCAGAGtgagtaaaaaatatttaccaATAATCAAGTGGCCCCTAGTTTCTCTAAACCTTTACAAACGCTTCGCCATTGTTGGAGTTTTCAGCTTCCTTTTCCATTTCTGCCATTTCTGCCGTTTCTGCCGCTTCTGCCGTTTCTCCCGTTTCTGGTTGCTTTGCTTCTCCTGGTTGCTCTTGCCTGCAATGACAATGAACACCAAAAAGTTACTCTACATGAATATATACCGAAATCGTCACCCAAAAAACAAAAGGCatggtaaaaatattatttttccatCTTTTTACAAATTTTCTGTGTTGCCCAGggtctacattttttttttttaattcaagatCTTTTTGACCAAATTTTAAAACTCTCCGAGtattaaaagtttttcaaaaaatttacttCTTTTCATCATACATTTTTTCAGCCGCTTCTGCTCTGCCATTATGCCAAATTCATGTCACAACATGCATGCATATGTGATACGTGCATGTTTATATTTATCAGACGCATGTAATTAACGTAGACCATAATCCCAATTTGCAGGAATAAGAAGCACCATGGAAAATGCTTGACGTAGAAATACAAGGAGGATATATATTAACGTAAGACATAGATTGATATGATGCATAAGAATGAAAGCAATAGATGGATTATTTTTTAGAAGCATatatgcatgcatgcatgcatgcatgaaAGATTTGGAAGAATGAATGCATGcattgatgaagaagaagatgaagaagaagatgaaatggTGGATACTTTTTCTGGGCGGCTTCAGCAGCTCTTGCACGTGCTTCTTCAGAGGCCAATCTCTCTTCCTCTTTGGTCATTCGCTTGTTGCCTCCGTCGAAGCAACCAAAGCACAACCCCATGGTTTCGTGCTTCTCCCCCTCCCCTCTCTCTCCTTCTCTCTCTGTGTGTCACCCCTACCCTATGCTCCTTTTCTCTCCTTTTCTCCCTTCTCTTTCTTCCCCTCACGCCTCCACAAACTGTATTTTCCCCTTTTTCCTTggatttctctttctttctattGTGGATTCGGTGATGATGACTAAGATGctatattaatattactattaacaattttttaacaCCGAAATGCCAACGTGCTTTGCATCTTTTTATCAAATTCCGTTGCGCCATTCCGCGTTTTTTTTCTGTCATCCAATCattactttatttaatttatacttCTTTCAACGCACTCTCCTTTAATTACCCTAATCAACCAATACAAAACTATTTTATGCTATTTATTCATATATACActctttttaataaatattttatacaatcATATTCTTGTATAGATAACAACGTGACACCCTATTCTTCactcactaaatataaaataaaaaaatatggtttGATTTTCTGTTATAGATATGGTTTGATTTACCTTATTTactttgttgtttttaatttcaaattattaatttaagttTATCCAAAAATAACGTGTCATCTAGATCCGTGGATATACAAAAATAACTCATCAATTACATGGATCAAATCATACCGTTGACTTGTATTTAATcaaaatttcacaatttttttgttGAGCTGTCTTGCGTTTCTGCGGCCACATATGACTTTGCACGAATTTCTGATTCGCTTGGGATTTGAcatttggaaaataaaaactCCAAACATATGACTTTGCCGCTTActctttgataaaaaaaagttataaaaagtaaaagataAGATTTGTTTGTTTAATATATTGGTCCTGAgatacataattaatttttataatttaaatataattgtaTATCAAATCACATATAAACAGACTTtctattataactattttttttatacaatttttttaattctatttttatttaatatatctcattttattaatataataaattattttattattttatataaattatttaaaaaataaaattattttaattaattatataatttcttcgcTCTTTCcttaattacttattttaaaagAGACAGAAAAGATACTTTCacacatttttatataaaattttacatataaaataaaataacattaattttcAATCATTctttatacttatttttaatttttttaattttaactaatctaaaattatatatatatatatatatatatattatttctatAGAGAAAAATGGTAGTCAGGAGTCGCGTCTGTGTGTTTCACTAAACTTGTATATAATAATGTATCTTAGAAAGAATTTTTTACCCGAAATACAGATGAAATGCACTATGAAACTTTATATAATTTAGTATTCACCCTAACTTTTTTGTATTTTACAGTGCGAACGGAATATGTCTGAAATAGCAGTTTTGTGTTCTATTCTGGAAGGAAGGAGATGATACTTTCACAAACTCCTTTTTTACACCCACatcacaattattattattattattattatcacaattattattattattatgataatttttattattagtaaataGTTAAATCAAGAGTTGTATGCAATTATTaagatttcaaaatatatattttttattcagtAATTGTATGGCGTGGGAGTTATGACGTGATCTTACGTTCTTACAAAGCTTCTAGACTTGTAAGGAAGAGTGGTTGAATTTGGGAGTACTAAAATTAAATACGCACTGTTTTCCTGAATTAACTTAATTAATGAATATACAGGTGAATATAAGTTTAACTTTTGCATATACACTTAATTCATAGATATTAAAACAGTAATgtttaaaaaaggaaaaatagtaATATGCAATTAATTCATAGATATAATTAATTGTAAATATCTCTagttgtaaaataaaatagtaatattaagaaaggaaaaatttatagataaataaaacttttttttctttcaataaaataagtaaataaatatgtaaaataaacaagaaagtatatatatatatatatatatatatatgatctttttatatatttctttttttcacgatttagtaaatataattgtattaataatttgattatattaatatattttaaaaaaacacaattatacTCACTTTAGCTGGAGCTGCGTTgcttctgatttttttttatttctcttactTTCCTTATTAGATAAATATGAAAtacattttgtatttttttaaatgattatatttaattttttaaatttcttggctgcaaatatataatttttttcaaatgattttcgTAGTCTAACTTGGTTGGAAGGGAGTTAGTTGGCAGTTAAAGCAAAAGAAGGTGATAAACGTGGTGACTGCACTACCTAAATCATAACCGCTATGCATGACctataatttataaagtaaagTGTTTCATTCAATCTTAAATATCTCacttgaaaatttattttttattgttttagtcATTAAATATCTAATGCTGGTTATAAATtccaattaattaatttatcaaaattaaacttttaaaatcgaATCACaaatcaataaaaagtaattaattgaattaactttattgattttttaaaataaaattttcaacgTACTAAATATActcttattatttctttataaaaatacaCATATTCGTAGTATTTAATAGgaaaaaataaggaaaataaaTTGTATGTTTGATAAAAACTACTTATTCCTTTTGAAGTATCCTTTcttttacataaataaaaagatgtaatgttctttttaattttaataaaatatttataagatattctattttacctttttaattttttcattgtaATAAATACatgatgtaaaaaataattaattaagtatTGAGGGAATGATAATagtataaaatgataaaatataatgTAGTTTTGAACTCTAAAAATAACAGtcacataaattttatttttttaaaattctatgaGAGGAACATACTAATATAAAATACcttattaaaaaagttataaaattctTGCCTTATATTTAAAGACTAAAGCAATAATAATTTAGTTGATAATATATAGTAAATATGTTAAAGAAATTTCTGTtctaaaatgtaattttttaatacactaagattaaaaataaatatgatatttttaaaaattaatcttaCACTTTCAATTAATGAGACTCAGAGTAATTAACTTAGgtcaatttgaaaaaaataatccaATGAAAGGTCACACATAGTACATTTAAAATCTTTAAAGAGTAGTAATGGAGGAagcattttaaaattatgttatcaCTAATACCCATTCTCTTCTAGTAATGATTAGTCATTATAACCTTTtctatttaattgaaaatattcaGTATAAAAATAACTAACGCAAAACACATTATAAGACGAGTAAATATCACTTTTATTTTGTcctaaataataatttatatatatttttaaatttgtaatttagtttttccttaaaaaacttttaattattttaaaatatttatctctATACAAAATATCAGTACTCTTTGTATGAATATCAAAGGTTCCCCAATTTTTTTCGATGAAACATGGCCAATGGACAAATGATATGGAAAAAAATCCACACATTCACGTGCAATACCCAAGAATGGTTTATTTACCGGAATAGTATAAGGAAGTGAAGTTTCCAtaaattaattgaaattgaaatcgTTTAAATTTATAAGGATTGTCTTGAATCATTTAATTCtgtaagaattaaaaaaaactatatgaACACGCAGATTAAGTCAACCACATAAAACAATGCGTAGAGTTTTAACCTCTAACATAATAAATCATTGGTGTTAAAAACTATAATATTTTGACCAAACATATAGGACAAAATCTAGAACTAGTCACtggaaatacattttttttgtaatttttttaattctttagcAAGTTTCTGAGAACCTTGATTCTAACAAAACCATATTAACAAACTCCATGTACATGGATCAACCCAACCCTATAAAGATTTAATTACACTGGCAGAACGTTAAGAAGAGAAAAATTGAAATATGAATCTGTCTCAAGAACGTCACCAACAAAAAGTGAACATATTTACACAAGGAAACTATCCTATTTCCAACCCATAATTGGGAAATAGAAGAAGAAACcccaaaaagaaaaacagaaacgGGTTATATCAGAAAATGAATTCTCACCAGCTTTTCTGGTGGCCATGTTTCCTTGAACTCTTGCCACTGGAATAAGCCTTGAAATCGCCATTTCTTGGAGATGCTAACTCTTCAGGATTCACCATCTTCATGTCATTCAACCATCCCCAAACATAATCACTCTTCTTACAATTCATCACCGATTTCTTTGGCTTTGAACTATCAGAATAACATTCACTCAACGTGGGAACCACATACCACACAACACAAGTGCAAAGTGTTGCAACAGATCTCCCAAACACAATCaaaaaaaccaaaatcaaaaCCACAACCGCTGGCACGTAGAAAGAAGGCCACTTCAGCATATCCCAAGAAAAGCTTAAATTCTTCTTCTTATGAGAGTCCAACTTTTTGTGTTGTTGCTTCCTTTCTTCCACGGTTGCTTCTTCAGCTGATTTCTCCAATTGCTCCGAGAAAGATGTCAAGTGTTGTATTCCGAGTTCTTCACTCGTGTGTTTCTTGTTCCGATCCTTGCTTTTCACTTTGACCACTATGGGAACGAAATCATCGCTTGAATACGCAAACCGAACCAAAGATATCTCCTGAGGACTGCTTTGAGAGTAAACCTTTTGCCTTCTCTCGTCGAGATCAGCCAAAAGTGCTGAAAATTTATCTAAGCCTCGATCGGAGTACGGGTTGTTGCTTctactttctttttttctcttggACCTCTTGGGGCTTGAACATGGTGCAACATCTTCTTCTTGGTGCTGGAAACTGCCACAGACAAAATGGTTCAACATGTGTGGAAAGAACAACAGATTTCGCTTAACGTTGTTGGGCGGAGTTTTCTGAGAGTTTAAGATTATTGCGAAACAAAGAGAAGATGAATTGAGAAATATATCTATCGCGGTTAAGACTATGACTTGACTGGATCCAATCAAATAATAAACAAAGCCAAACACGCCTTAGGGTCAAATCAAACTGCTTCAAATTTAATCATCAAGATTTTCCAACGTGGCTATCTTGATCTTTGACTTATccgagagagagagagagaaaatttgCTTCATTGCTTAGGCTATTCTTTCAAATTTCAAACACTGTAATGAAAagaattgtttttttcttttaatttaaacataCTTGTGGAGGAGGGAATTGGTTAAATGAAGAAGTCTTTGTCATTCATTAATGATACCAAATTGGACAACACCTACTTCaatgttttttgttttatcaatttaaGATATATGAATTATTAagacattttaaatattttttttctataaatagtaatggaaaattataaaaaaaatgaactttATCATAAATTTAGATTAGTATttataaagattattttatatcacttctcctaatttttttattttaaatttatataaaaagtaattttagttataaaaaaggtagttttcttttatttttcttagaaACGTTTATGGATATACTTTTCCAAATATACAGGTTGAATTTTTAGAAGGAAAATGGGTTGATTGAGATCGAACGTGAAACTGCGGCAGCAgggaaaaaacaagaaaaaatcgTGATTTACAATTCTTGGTTACACGAAGTTTCCAAATTAATCAACATATAAAACTACTgctatttcaaaaaaaattaaattaaattgatacAGAAAAAGTCTATTTCAAAGACTTCCTTAAACATAACTTACTCCTTATATAAGAAGATTTAATTTAGATTCTTTTGTTTAgaattttcatataaattaaaagttacTTTTCATTAAACTATAACATTATCGCATTTTTAGATTATAATTAAAGAAAGTAGTGTAGTTTCCATCTATAACACACCTACTTGATCATTAGATGTCTCATACAAACTAATTAATTGTTTGTTCgagttataaaatttattattaataaaattggtGAACACTATAATTGATAAAAGGGTTTCAAAAAAAGTATGTGGATCCAAAATCTACATATTAATAATTGTAgtacatgtttttatttttaatgtaagGATTAAGCACATTAATAATCCTATTAGAAAATTAGTAGTTAAAGTTGTAGTGCACATAAAATTGTCATATACAATAAACATGCATTAAAACCAGTTGATACTGACTACAAAATATaagtattaaaaatatgtattttaatttctattattgatttCTTAACGAGCAACTTTACACTTATTTTCCATAACATAACTTCACACTTTAAATGAACAATCTTCATATTAACAAGTTTTATTTGTATACATGTATAGCTTTTATTTGTAAAAGTAATGTATATGTTAGAAATTCGAGTCTAACTTACCATGCATTTGATCCAGTTCACAAATTAACCAGCCAAAATACAAGATATTAATCTAGGTTGGCAAGGTCAATCCATTTTCCTTTAAatgcaataaaaataaaataaacatatttttataaaaaatcaatattaaattcaaaattttgaacCTAACAAAATAACTTACACtaccaaataaaataattaggtGGGTTAGTAGATTAATCCATGGTGACCCGCAATCAAACCCATTTTAATGCCCCTAAAATATGTTCACtaaaaacattcaaaatatcaaaattttgatttcattaattaatatgtacaagtttgtaattaatattttcaatttagaTTCACATTCTTGAAAGTTTACACAATCATAACTACCATTTATAAGACACAATTTTTCTTTCGTAGTTTCTAAAATTTACTGAAGATACCTTTGTTATTGTATGTTCTTTATTAGAATTATTTTGAATACAAGTGCCGGTGCAGTTAGAAACATTCTCAAACCTGTAGAAATTCAGTTCGGTGAAATTTCCTATTATTCAATAATATTCACGGGTTGGGAACTTACACGTTAATCATTTGACATGTTCAATGTCAAAACTCTGCATTTTCCTATATTTTACATCCTTCAAGAAACCGTGGCTCTGAAGCATCCTCATCACGCATTTTCTTCAGTCAACCGCATTAATTTAACATGTTTATGGAAACTATCCATCTTATGGTGGAAGAAGGGTGCCTCTGACCATATAATAGCATAATACATTCGCCCAGCATTTCAACTGTTATGATGtcatttagaaaaaaatgtcattttaattattgaaattataaacaattaatataGTCTCtctttttataaaatgtaattCATTTCAGCCCTTTGTGGTATTAATAGATATCTCAGTTCCACCCTAAAACTTATCAGCCCCAAAGCGAAAACTTATACGCTTGATGCGATAATTAAGATGAAATGACTTAAAAAACAACCAAAACTCTCATCCAGGATTATAATATTATACACAGTCAACCACATCTGGAACATTTTTTTAGGCACAACACAAGCTATCAGTAGAGTTCACCATGGCTTCACAGGTACGCAAAACAACAACCAACAGGGAATGGAGAAAGTAAAAATACTCAGCAAAGTGCCATTCTCTTTAATTTATTCACCTTTCCCCATCATTCATTATCATCAATATTTTCATCATCCTTCATGTACTTCTCTTGCACTGCTGCAACTGTAGATTGCTGAATTAAGGGAAGCTCAGAATTAAAAGAATCTGACCAGAAAAGAGGTCAAAGGAGAATAGGCAATAAAATTAATACATCCATGATTATCAGAACACTGGTTAAGACTACAGCATTagcaatctcaaaagcaacttAGAGACTATTGATCACACAAGTGATTGTCTAACCACATCTGATATCAATAATGCAAGGTAATGTTCTAATGAGGTTGAGAGCAATGTCATAATTTCTGTATATCAAATACAAATATGTAATAAATCCTCAAAGGAACAACGGAAAAATGTGCCCACTTACCTGCAGAGTTACAGAGCTGATTATGATGTTCAAATCATCTAAAAGGTTGGCCATGTAATGCTCCCATGAACAACTGATTTAAAAAACAGGGCAAATTTTCCTCCAACCAAAACATTTTCCAAAGAGGTTTTACATGAATATTCTAATGCTAATGCATTGAATCCAGAATCCACAATAATTTAGTTAACGTGTTCCCCAAAGGAAAGACAACTATTGTGTTTATAATGTATATGATACCACTTACGATCACTGTTATTATAGGCTGCCAAGAATCAGTTAAAAACAGTATATGCATTGGAAAGCAATGAGCAAGGGTAGTCCCGTCATGCAATAGTGAAAGTTATGGTAGTTTCTATAGTAAATCATCTCAACTGTTCAGAATTGAGAATAGATGACAAAAAAGGATATCTATAATAATCCCAATCTACCGCACCAACTGCAATCTTGCTAAATTCAACTGCACTTCCTTCTATACCGGTAAATATGTACCCATTGCATTTGTCTATCAGCTTCACTAAATTCCCTACACTCTCTTTGTCCTGAAAAAACAAATTCGAATTCAGGATTCCAAAACATTTTATGCAAACAGATGAAAATACTGGGAATAGTTAGTTTACCTGAATATCTAAGGTTGAAAAACTCACAAGACTGAAGTTCTCAATAACTTCACATAGTTCCTTTGTGAGCTTTCTGCAAATTTCATTAAGATAAATACTACTACTCAGAATAACAACAAATGTCAATCTGAAGGATGAATTCGAGAACAGAAGAAGGTGATCAACAAGAAAGAGTTAAGTATGATGTATACTCACAAAACAATTTCTGACACATGTTAACGTTCCTTTATTACCATTTCCAACATTTTATTTACTTTGTAAGGCTAACATTTAAAATGTACTCAGAATAAGGAAACATAAATCCCAAATATAAACCGAGGAATTTGATTAATCCATCCACATTGGCATATTTCAACATCTAGACAGTTTGGATCCTAGCCCATTATAAACATTGCAAGTGACCCAAATGAATGAATCATTCaattaatacatatttttcttctttcttttaaacaaaattgttgCACATTTGTCATTATAAGTTGCTACAACCAATGGAGCACCCTAATGAGAAATTATATATGCAATGTTGGTGtatgaatattattttagacCAGTAGCTCTCTATCATAGAGGGAGCTGTTGACAGAAgcactaaaatttaaaatctgtCTTTATTCCTTTTCGTCTAATGAGTAGTATacagaaataaatttaaaacaatgtAGCTTTGCAACGATTCAGTATGGCCTCAATGGCCAGGGTAGACAAGATATAGAAGATGCAATAGGTCTCTTTGGATAAATTGTTCTCCATAAGCATttcaagaagaagaaattaagaagcaaaaaaataaaatgagcaTCCATAAACTAAATTTTACA harbors:
- the LOC137822922 gene encoding uncharacterized protein; translation: MLNHFVCGSFQHQEEDVAPCSSPKRSKRKKESRSNNPYSDRGLDKFSALLADLDERRQKVYSQSSPQEISLVRFAYSSDDFVPIVVKVKSKDRNKKHTSEELGIQHLTSFSEQLEKSAEEATVEERKQQHKKLDSHKKKNLSFSWDMLKWPSFYVPAVVVLILVFLIVFGRSVATLCTCVVWYVVPTLSECYSDSSKPKKSVMNCKKSDYVWGWLNDMKMVNPEELASPRNGDFKAYSSGKSSRKHGHQKSW